In the Topomyia yanbarensis strain Yona2022 chromosome 3, ASM3024719v1, whole genome shotgun sequence genome, one interval contains:
- the LOC131687450 gene encoding protein Son-like — protein MYPVDYTSQQGYMYNTPSTQKYPANLGTSTSYDSQNSAAAYSTNNTSYSKMFSAGSTSQQSYSYGTSTQKYDGYTGAVSTTGSLRSATQSNYTNNSSYSTSSSSIQPSYNPLLASYTISLYSGISNSTSSNDQEPTSKKSNYDNHWVKRDFHRKTTPYTGEKGMNLLQKMGWMPGEGLGKQKNGSLEPHLPYIKVNKRGLDVSIEKKQKQNLKIVGTVKKKSAATTLVTEGKHPISILAEYCSKQRIDLPIYRAVVDEGPIHAKNYVFKVIVNGIEYEAETGSHIKKSAQSEAAKKCLQQLGLLP, from the coding sequence ATGTATCCCGTTGATTATACCTCGCAGCAAGGATATATGTATAACACACCATCGACACAGAAGTATCCAGCGAATTTGGGAACATCCACAAGTTATGATTCACAGAATAGCGCCGCAGCATATAGCACCAACAATACAAGTTATTCGAAGATGTTTTCCGCCGGATCGACATCACAGCAATCGTATAGCTATGGCACATCAACACAAAAGTACGATGGGTACACGGGAGCTGTATCAACCACAGGCTCCCTTCGTTCAGCAACTCAATCCAATTACACCAACAATTCGAGTTATTCCACAAGTTCGTCAAGCATCCAACCGTCCTACAACCCACTCCTCGCTTCATATACCATCTCATTGTATTCCGGTATTTCGAACTCTACATCTAGCAATGATCAAGAACCAACTTCGAAGAAATCCAATTACGATAATCACTGGGTCAAACGAGATTTTCATCGCAAAACCACTCCCTATACGGGTGAAAAGGGAATGAATCTACTACAGAAAATGGGCTGGATGCCTGGAGAGGGTCTTGGCAAGCAGAAGAACGGCTCGTTGGAACCACACTTACCCTACATCAAGGTGAACAAACGCGGTTTGGATGTTTCCATAGAAAAGAAACAGAAGCAAAATCTTAAAATTGTTGGCACTGTTAAAAAGAAATCCGCAGCAACCACTCTCGTTACCGAGGGTAAACATCCGATTTCAATTTTGGCCGAGTACTGCAGTAAGCAGCGAATAGATCTACCAATCTATCGTGCCGTTGTCGATGAGGGTCCCATTCACGCAAAAAACTACGTGTTCAAGGTTATCGTCAACGGAATCGAGTATGAGGCAGAAACGGGAAGCCACATCAAGAAATCTGCGCAATCTGAAGCAGCCAAGAAGTGTCTCCAGCAGTTGGGCCTTTTACCTTAG